Proteins encoded within one genomic window of Bacillus thuringiensis:
- the mutM gene encoding DNA-formamidopyrimidine glycosylase, with translation MPELPEVENVRRTLENLVTGKTIEDVIVTYPKIVKRPDDAEIFKEMLRGEKIENIKRRGKFLLLYVTNYVIVSHLRMEGKFLLHQEDEPIDKHTHVRFLFTDGTELHYKDVRKFGTMHLFKKGEEMHQMPLADLGPEPFDAELTPQYLQERLQKTNRKIKVVLLDQRLLVGLGNIYVDEVLFRSQIHPEREASSLTTDEIERIYEATVTTLGEAVKRGGSTIRTYINSQGQIGSFQELLNVYGKKGEPCVTCGTILEKTVVGGRGTHYCPICQPRI, from the coding sequence ATGCCTGAATTACCAGAGGTTGAAAACGTCAGACGGACACTTGAAAATCTTGTAACAGGAAAAACGATTGAAGATGTTATTGTTACCTATCCCAAAATAGTAAAACGACCGGATGATGCGGAAATCTTTAAAGAAATGCTAAGAGGCGAGAAGATTGAAAATATAAAGCGAAGAGGAAAGTTTTTGCTGTTATATGTAACGAATTATGTTATTGTTTCACATTTGCGTATGGAAGGTAAGTTTTTACTGCATCAAGAGGATGAGCCAATTGATAAGCATACGCACGTCCGCTTCTTATTTACAGATGGAACTGAATTACATTATAAAGATGTGAGAAAGTTTGGTACGATGCATCTCTTTAAGAAAGGTGAAGAGATGCATCAAATGCCTCTTGCTGACTTAGGTCCGGAGCCATTTGATGCTGAATTGACACCACAGTATTTACAAGAAAGATTGCAAAAGACAAATCGTAAAATAAAAGTTGTATTATTGGACCAGCGTCTTTTAGTAGGGCTTGGAAATATATATGTAGATGAAGTTTTATTCCGTTCTCAAATTCATCCGGAACGAGAAGCGTCTTCTTTAACAACAGACGAAATTGAACGAATTTACGAGGCCACTGTTACAACGTTAGGTGAAGCGGTAAAGCGAGGCGGAAGTACAATTCGAACATATATCAACTCACAAGGGCAAATTGGTTCGTTCCAAGAACTTCTAAATGTATACGGAAAAAAAGGAGAACCGTGTGTAACTTGCGGTACGATATTAGAAAAAACAGTAGTTGGCGGAAGAGGAACGCATTACTGCCCAATTTGTCAGCCTAGAATATAG
- the polA gene encoding DNA polymerase I: protein MEKKVVLVDGNNIAYRAFFALPLLNNDKGIHTNAIYGFTMMLMRILEEEKPTHMLVAFDAGKTTFRHKTYSEYKGGRQKTPPELSEQFPFIREMLDAFNVPRYELENYEADDIMGTLAKEASEQGASVKVISGDKDLLQLVSDNTLVCIPRKGITEVDEYTKEALFEKYSLSPKQIIDMKGLMGDQSDNIPGVPGVGEKTAIKLLTQFGTVEEVYENLDQVSGKKLKEKLEANKDQALMSKDLATIIIDAPITVHVDDMEYKGYEPSDVIPMFENLGFTSLLNKLGVTPEETAPAELDDITFDIVEEVTEEMLQQDSALIVEVQEDNYHKADIQGFGIQNENGCYFIQKDIAFASDAFKAWLANGEMRKYTFDAKRAIVALKWNGIDIQGIDFDLLIAAYLLDPADTDKDFRTVAKMKETHAVKSDEEVYGKGAKRAVPELEVVAEHVARKVHVLYDVKQTFIEELEKNEQYDLFTELELPLARVLADMEVKGVKVDTERLRSMGEELAGRLKEMEQEIYKLAGTEFNINSPKQLGVILFENLNLPVIKKTKTGYSTSADVLDKLMDHHEIIPNILHYRQLGKLNSTYIEGLLKVVHEDSSKIHTRFNQVLTQTGRLSSTDPNLQNIPIRLEEGRKIRQAFVPSEEGWIMYAADYSQIELRVLAHIANDKGLVEAFQHDMDIHTKTAMDVFGVKKDEVNSNMRRQAKAVNFGIVYGISDYGLSQNLGITRKAAAEFIEKYLESFPGVQEYMNDIVKDAKQKGYVATLLNRRRYIPEITSRNFNLRSFAERTAMNTPIQGTAADIIKKAMIIMADRLEEEGLQARLLLQVHDELIFEAPKEEIEKLEKLVPEVMEHAIELAVPLKVDYSYGPTWYDAK from the coding sequence TTGGAAAAAAAGGTCGTATTAGTAGATGGTAATAATATCGCGTATCGTGCTTTCTTTGCACTACCGCTTTTAAATAACGACAAAGGTATACATACGAACGCAATTTACGGTTTTACAATGATGTTAATGAGAATATTAGAGGAAGAAAAACCGACGCATATGTTAGTAGCATTTGATGCGGGTAAAACGACATTCCGTCATAAAACATATAGTGAGTACAAAGGAGGACGTCAAAAGACTCCACCTGAATTATCAGAACAATTCCCGTTTATTCGTGAGATGCTTGATGCATTCAACGTACCGCGTTATGAATTAGAAAATTATGAAGCGGATGACATTATGGGAACGCTAGCGAAAGAAGCGAGTGAACAAGGAGCAAGTGTAAAAGTTATTTCAGGAGATAAAGATTTACTGCAACTTGTTTCTGATAACACGCTTGTATGTATTCCTCGAAAAGGGATTACGGAAGTAGATGAATATACGAAAGAAGCTTTATTTGAGAAATACAGCTTATCACCAAAGCAAATTATCGATATGAAAGGTTTAATGGGAGACCAATCAGATAATATTCCAGGTGTACCAGGAGTTGGTGAAAAAACTGCGATTAAATTGTTAACACAGTTTGGAACGGTTGAAGAAGTGTATGAAAATCTAGATCAAGTAAGCGGGAAGAAATTAAAGGAGAAACTGGAAGCGAATAAGGACCAAGCTCTTATGAGTAAAGATCTTGCTACTATTATTATAGATGCGCCGATTACTGTGCATGTAGATGATATGGAATATAAAGGGTATGAACCGAGCGATGTCATTCCAATGTTCGAGAATTTAGGATTTACATCTCTTTTAAATAAATTAGGTGTTACGCCAGAAGAAACGGCTCCAGCTGAATTAGATGATATTACATTTGATATTGTGGAAGAAGTTACAGAAGAAATGCTTCAGCAAGATAGTGCGCTTATTGTTGAAGTACAAGAAGATAACTATCATAAAGCGGACATTCAAGGTTTTGGTATTCAAAATGAAAATGGCTGTTACTTTATTCAGAAGGACATTGCATTTGCATCGGATGCTTTCAAAGCGTGGCTTGCAAATGGAGAAATGAGAAAGTATACATTTGATGCGAAGCGTGCAATTGTTGCACTGAAATGGAACGGGATAGATATACAAGGGATTGACTTTGATCTATTAATCGCTGCTTATTTACTTGACCCGGCTGACACAGATAAAGATTTCCGTACTGTAGCGAAAATGAAAGAAACGCATGCTGTAAAATCGGATGAAGAAGTTTACGGAAAAGGCGCGAAGCGTGCTGTTCCAGAGCTAGAAGTAGTAGCAGAGCATGTAGCTCGTAAAGTGCATGTATTATATGATGTAAAGCAAACATTCATTGAAGAGTTAGAAAAGAATGAGCAATATGACCTGTTTACAGAGTTAGAATTACCACTTGCGCGTGTATTAGCTGATATGGAAGTAAAAGGTGTAAAAGTTGATACGGAACGTCTTCGTAGTATGGGAGAAGAACTTGCAGGTAGATTAAAGGAAATGGAACAGGAAATTTATAAGCTTGCGGGAACAGAATTTAATATTAATTCACCGAAGCAGCTTGGTGTTATTCTGTTTGAGAACTTAAACTTACCAGTTATTAAAAAGACGAAAACAGGTTATTCTACGTCAGCTGATGTACTAGACAAGCTTATGGATCACCATGAAATCATTCCAAATATTTTACATTATCGTCAATTAGGGAAACTAAATTCAACTTATATTGAAGGTTTATTAAAAGTTGTACATGAAGACTCATCTAAAATCCATACTCGTTTCAATCAAGTATTAACGCAAACAGGTCGATTAAGTTCGACGGATCCGAACTTGCAAAATATCCCGATTCGATTAGAAGAAGGAAGAAAGATTCGTCAGGCATTCGTTCCATCAGAAGAAGGATGGATTATGTACGCGGCAGATTATTCGCAAATTGAACTTCGCGTATTAGCTCATATTGCAAATGATAAAGGGTTAGTGGAAGCGTTCCAACATGACATGGATATTCATACGAAAACAGCTATGGATGTATTTGGCGTTAAAAAAGATGAAGTAAATTCGAATATGAGACGACAAGCGAAAGCTGTTAACTTCGGAATTGTGTATGGTATTAGTGATTATGGTCTTTCACAAAACTTAGGAATTACAAGAAAAGCAGCAGCGGAATTTATTGAAAAGTATTTAGAAAGTTTCCCTGGTGTACAAGAATACATGAATGACATCGTAAAAGATGCGAAGCAAAAAGGATATGTGGCTACATTATTAAATCGCCGCCGTTACATTCCGGAAATTACGAGTCGTAATTTCAATTTACGTAGCTTTGCTGAGCGTACAGCTATGAATACACCAATTCAAGGTACGGCAGCAGATATTATTAAAAAAGCGATGATTATTATGGCAGATCGTTTAGAAGAAGAAGGATTACAAGCGCGTCTTCTTCTGCAAGTACACGATGAATTGATATTTGAAGCACCAAAAGAAGAAATTGAAAAATTAGAGAAGCTTGTACCAGAAGTGATGGAGCATGCAATTGAACTTGCAGTTCCGCTGAAAGTTGATTATTCTTACGGTCCAACTTGGTACGACGCAAAATAA
- the phoR gene encoding sensory box histidine kinase PhoR, translated as MNKFRSRLLFTFVSLIVFILVGLGLLLETVFENYYIDHAKERMVKETEYIAVLAEEQGFDDVLKNPYVFEKLEEKIQASIVFVDEKKKVQYSGGEQSAFSQGIIKELSSETTKQRNKVITKETDQNNEFYHAVFVQDVAGKQGYILVKSTIEPLKAVHQKTWGLLIIGFVIACLVVVFLGMKITGQYIRPIESVTKVAIELAKGNYKARAYESHSDETGMLSKAINILARNLQEMTLEQEMQQDRLHTLIENMGSGMILIDSRGYINLVNRSYKETFHVTDEEYLDRLYYESFHHPEIIELVEEIFMTEVKVRKQMLLPLGIERKHFEVYGAPIIGTNHEWKGIVLVFHDITELKKLEQMRKDFLANVSHELKTPITSIKGFSETLLDGAMNNKKFCEHFLHIILKESERMQGLIEDLLDLSKIEQQGFKLSMGTVDMKGLLEDIHMVLDNKAGEKEISLQVNTIKRVSVIGDPSRLQQIFINLMNNAIVYTPAGGVVSVELAEDKYNAYIKVSDTGIGISKDEIPRIFERFYRVDKARSRNTGGTGLGLSIVKHLVEAHHGTITVDSEVGEGTTFTVVLPKSATEK; from the coding sequence ATGAATAAATTTCGTTCCAGGCTTCTTTTTACATTTGTTTCTCTTATTGTGTTTATTTTAGTCGGACTCGGTTTATTGCTAGAAACCGTGTTTGAAAACTACTATATAGACCATGCCAAAGAGAGAATGGTAAAAGAGACAGAGTATATTGCGGTATTAGCAGAAGAACAAGGTTTTGATGATGTTTTAAAAAATCCATATGTATTTGAAAAATTAGAAGAAAAAATACAGGCTTCTATTGTATTTGTAGATGAGAAAAAGAAAGTTCAATATAGCGGGGGAGAACAGTCTGCGTTTAGCCAAGGAATAATTAAAGAACTTTCCTCTGAAACAACAAAGCAAAGAAATAAAGTCATTACGAAAGAAACAGATCAGAATAACGAATTTTACCATGCGGTATTCGTTCAAGATGTAGCAGGGAAACAAGGATACATTTTGGTGAAAAGTACAATTGAGCCATTGAAAGCTGTTCATCAAAAAACGTGGGGATTATTAATTATCGGATTTGTTATCGCTTGTCTTGTCGTTGTATTTTTAGGTATGAAAATTACAGGGCAATATATTAGACCGATTGAATCCGTTACGAAAGTTGCTATCGAATTAGCGAAGGGCAATTATAAAGCGCGCGCTTATGAAAGTCATTCAGATGAAACGGGAATGTTAAGTAAAGCGATTAATATTTTAGCCCGTAATTTACAAGAGATGACACTTGAGCAAGAAATGCAACAAGATCGTCTGCATACGTTAATTGAAAATATGGGAAGTGGAATGATTTTAATTGATAGCCGCGGTTATATAAACCTTGTAAACCGTTCGTATAAGGAGACCTTCCATGTAACAGATGAAGAATATTTAGATCGATTATATTATGAGTCGTTTCATCACCCGGAAATTATAGAGCTTGTAGAAGAAATCTTTATGACAGAAGTGAAAGTGCGTAAACAAATGTTATTGCCACTTGGAATTGAGCGAAAGCATTTCGAGGTATATGGAGCACCGATTATCGGGACGAACCATGAATGGAAAGGGATTGTCCTTGTATTCCATGACATTACTGAGCTGAAAAAGTTAGAACAAATGAGAAAAGACTTTTTAGCGAATGTTTCTCATGAACTAAAAACGCCGATTACTTCTATTAAAGGTTTTTCAGAAACACTCTTAGACGGTGCTATGAATAATAAAAAATTCTGCGAACATTTCTTGCACATTATTTTAAAAGAAAGTGAACGTATGCAAGGATTAATTGAAGATTTATTAGATTTATCAAAGATTGAGCAACAAGGATTTAAATTAAGTATGGGGACCGTGGATATGAAGGGACTTCTTGAGGACATTCATATGGTGCTTGATAATAAAGCAGGAGAAAAAGAAATCTCTTTACAAGTAAATACGATAAAACGTGTCTCTGTCATTGGAGATCCAAGTCGTTTGCAGCAAATCTTTATTAATTTAATGAATAACGCAATCGTATATACGCCGGCTGGAGGCGTTGTTTCTGTAGAATTAGCAGAAGATAAATATAATGCTTATATAAAAGTATCGGATACGGGAATTGGTATTAGTAAAGATGAAATTCCGCGTATTTTTGAACGCTTTTACCGAGTGGATAAAGCGAGAAGTAGAAATACTGGTGGTACAGGCCTTGGATTATCAATTGTAAAGCATTTAGTAGAGGCACATCACGGTACAATTACAGTGGATAGTGAAGTTGGGGAAGGGACAACATTTACAGTTGTTTTACCAAAATCAGCAACTGAAAAATAG
- the phoP gene encoding two-component system response regulator PhoP has protein sequence MNNRILVVDDEEFILTLIEFNLQQAGFEVITAMDGEMALQKATTERPDLIILDLMLPKMDGMEVCKELRLQRIMTPILMLTAKDDEFDKVLGLELGADDYMTKPFSPREVVARVKAILRRTKLQQEEQVAETSDEESIMIAELKILPEFYEAYFQGRKLELTPKEFELLVYLAKNKSRVLTRDQLLSAVWNYDFAGDTRIVDVHISHLRDKIEQNTKKPTYIKTIRGLGYKLEEPKGDE, from the coding sequence ATGAACAATCGTATTTTAGTAGTTGATGATGAGGAGTTTATCTTAACTTTAATCGAATTTAATTTACAACAAGCTGGTTTTGAAGTAATAACAGCGATGGATGGTGAGATGGCGCTTCAAAAAGCGACAACAGAACGTCCGGATTTAATTATATTAGATTTAATGCTTCCAAAAATGGATGGTATGGAAGTGTGTAAAGAATTACGATTGCAGCGTATTATGACGCCGATTTTAATGTTAACAGCAAAAGATGATGAGTTTGATAAGGTGTTAGGTCTTGAACTTGGGGCAGATGATTATATGACGAAGCCATTTAGCCCAAGGGAAGTTGTTGCGCGTGTGAAGGCAATTTTACGCCGTACAAAATTACAACAAGAAGAGCAAGTTGCAGAAACGTCAGATGAAGAGAGTATCATGATTGCTGAACTTAAAATTTTACCAGAGTTTTATGAGGCTTATTTCCAAGGAAGAAAGCTTGAATTAACACCAAAAGAATTTGAATTACTTGTTTATCTTGCGAAAAATAAAAGTCGCGTGTTGACACGTGATCAATTATTAAGTGCTGTATGGAATTATGATTTTGCTGGTGATACACGAATTGTTGACGTTCATATTAGCCATTTGCGCGATAAAATTGAACAAAATACGAAAAAACCGACGTACATTAAAACGATACGTGGTTTAGGATATAAATTAGAGGAGCCAAAAGGGGATGAATAA
- a CDS encoding MaoC family dehydratase, with protein sequence MLKKKVQIGRKMDEITVGEKLSITEKIEDKDLLLYLGLTNDANPLYIQHDYASQTPYEKPIVPSIMLTGMITTAVTKYLPGPGSHITRKDLTFVKHVHHYETLQIHFEVVAVSEEEHTIDMLVSAHDEKGETVVKGSLTVTPPFKSVSIMEKALDNF encoded by the coding sequence ATGTTAAAGAAAAAAGTTCAAATTGGTCGTAAAATGGATGAAATTACAGTAGGAGAGAAATTATCTATCACTGAAAAAATTGAGGATAAAGATTTGTTATTGTACTTAGGGTTAACGAATGATGCCAATCCATTATATATTCAGCATGATTACGCATCCCAAACTCCGTATGAAAAGCCGATTGTACCAAGCATTATGCTAACTGGAATGATTACAACGGCAGTTACGAAATATTTACCAGGTCCAGGGAGTCATATTACGAGAAAGGACCTTACATTCGTGAAGCATGTTCACCATTATGAAACGTTACAAATCCACTTTGAAGTTGTGGCTGTTTCTGAGGAGGAACATACAATTGATATGCTTGTATCTGCTCATGATGAAAAAGGAGAAACAGTTGTAAAGGGTTCATTAACAGTAACGCCGCCTTTCAAATCAGTTTCTATTATGGAAAAAGCATTAGATAATTTTTAA
- the mdh gene encoding malate dehydrogenase, whose translation MTIKRKKVSVIGAGFTGATTAFLLAQKELADVVLVDIPQLENPTKGKALDMLEASPVQGFDANIIGTSDYEDTADSDVVVITAGIARKPGMSRDDLVATNSKIMKSITRDIAKHSPNAIIVVLTNPVDAMTYSVFKEAGFPKERVIGQSGVLDTARFRTFIAQELNLSVKDITGFVLGGHGDDMVPLVRYSYAGGIPLETLIPKERLEAIVERTRKGGGEIVGLLGNGSAYYAPAASLVEMTEAILKDQRRVLPAIAYLEGEYGYSDLYLGVPVILGGNGIEKIIELELLADEKEALDRSVESVRNVMKVLV comes from the coding sequence ATGACAATCAAACGCAAGAAAGTTTCAGTCATCGGTGCAGGATTTACAGGAGCAACAACAGCATTCTTGTTAGCACAAAAAGAACTTGCAGATGTTGTATTAGTGGACATTCCACAACTGGAAAATCCAACAAAAGGGAAAGCGTTAGATATGTTAGAAGCGAGCCCAGTACAAGGTTTTGATGCTAACATTATTGGAACATCTGATTACGAAGATACTGCTGATTCTGACGTTGTCGTTATTACAGCAGGTATTGCACGTAAGCCTGGTATGAGCCGTGATGATCTAGTAGCAACAAACTCTAAAATTATGAAAAGTATTACGCGCGACATTGCAAAACATTCACCAAATGCGATTATTGTTGTATTAACAAATCCAGTTGATGCAATGACATATTCTGTATTTAAAGAAGCGGGATTCCCGAAAGAGCGTGTTATTGGTCAATCGGGCGTATTAGATACAGCTCGTTTCCGTACATTTATCGCGCAAGAATTAAATCTTTCTGTGAAAGACATTACAGGATTTGTTCTTGGAGGACACGGTGACGATATGGTACCTCTTGTACGTTATTCTTACGCAGGTGGCATTCCGTTAGAAACGTTAATTCCGAAAGAGCGTTTAGAAGCAATCGTAGAACGTACCCGTAAAGGTGGCGGCGAGATTGTAGGCTTATTAGGAAACGGTAGTGCATATTACGCACCAGCTGCTTCTTTGGTTGAAATGACAGAAGCAATCTTGAAAGATCAACGCCGTGTATTACCGGCTATTGCGTACCTTGAAGGTGAATATGGTTATAGTGACCTTTACTTAGGAGTACCAGTAATTCTAGGTGGTAACGGAATTGAAAAAATTATTGAATTAGAACTTCTTGCAGATGAAAAAGAAGCGTTAGATCGCTCTGTAGAATCTGTACGTAATGTTATGAAGGTTCTTGTTTAA
- the icd gene encoding NADP-dependent isocitrate dehydrogenase codes for MTTGEKITVTNGVMNVPNNPIIPFIEGDGIGPDIWAAASRVLEAAVEKAYDGEKKIVWKEVLAGEKAFNQTGEWLPEETLNLIREYLIAIKGPLTTPVGGGIRSLNVALRQELDLYVCLRPVRYFEGVPSPVKRPEDTDMVIFRENTEDIYAGIEYAQGSPEAEKVLAFLKEAMGVNKIRFPETSGIGIKPISEEGTKRLVRAAIQYAINEKRSSVTLVHKGNIMKFTEGAFKNWGYEVAEQEFGDKVFTWAEYDRIVEKDGKDAANKAMADAEVAGKIIVKDSIADIFLQQILTRPREFDVVATMNLNGDYISDALAAQVGGIGIAPGANINYVTGHAIFEATHGTAPKYAGLDKVNPSSVLLSGVLLLEHLGWNEAAKLVTASVEKTIASKVVTYDFARLMEGATEVKCSEFANELIKNMDVAIIKNA; via the coding sequence TTGACGACAGGTGAAAAAATTACTGTAACTAATGGTGTTATGAATGTACCAAACAATCCGATTATTCCATTTATCGAAGGAGATGGAATTGGTCCTGATATTTGGGCAGCTGCATCTCGTGTACTAGAAGCAGCAGTTGAAAAAGCTTATGATGGTGAGAAGAAAATCGTTTGGAAAGAAGTGCTTGCAGGGGAAAAAGCATTCAACCAAACAGGTGAGTGGTTACCAGAAGAAACTTTAAATTTAATCCGTGAATATTTAATCGCGATTAAAGGTCCACTTACAACTCCAGTTGGCGGTGGTATTCGTTCTCTAAACGTAGCACTTCGTCAAGAATTAGATTTATATGTATGTCTACGTCCAGTTCGTTATTTTGAAGGTGTTCCTTCACCTGTAAAACGTCCGGAAGATACTGATATGGTTATTTTCCGTGAAAATACAGAAGACATTTATGCTGGAATTGAATATGCACAAGGATCTCCAGAAGCAGAAAAAGTTCTTGCTTTCTTAAAAGAAGCAATGGGTGTTAATAAAATCCGCTTCCCAGAAACATCTGGTATTGGTATTAAACCAATCTCAGAAGAAGGGACAAAGCGTCTTGTTCGTGCTGCAATTCAATATGCAATTAACGAAAAACGCTCTTCTGTTACATTAGTTCATAAAGGAAACATTATGAAATTTACAGAAGGTGCTTTCAAAAACTGGGGTTACGAAGTAGCGGAACAAGAATTCGGCGACAAAGTATTTACTTGGGCTGAATATGATCGCATCGTTGAGAAAGATGGTAAAGATGCAGCGAATAAAGCGATGGCAGACGCTGAAGTGGCTGGAAAAATCATCGTAAAAGATTCTATTGCAGACATCTTCTTACAACAAATTTTAACTCGTCCACGTGAGTTCGATGTTGTTGCAACAATGAACTTAAACGGAGACTACATCTCTGATGCACTTGCTGCACAAGTAGGTGGAATCGGTATTGCACCTGGTGCAAATATTAACTATGTGACTGGACATGCTATCTTTGAAGCTACGCACGGTACAGCTCCGAAATATGCAGGTTTAGATAAAGTAAACCCATCTTCGGTTCTTCTTTCTGGTGTATTATTATTAGAGCACTTAGGATGGAACGAAGCTGCGAAATTAGTAACTGCTTCAGTTGAGAAAACAATTGCTTCAAAAGTAGTAACTTATGATTTCGCACGCTTAATGGAAGGTGCAACAGAAGTGAAATGTTCTGAGTTCGCTAATGAACTTATTAAAAACATGGATGTAGCGATAATCAAAAACGCATAA
- the citZ gene encoding citrate synthase, producing MGEFSGKGENVMTVIRGLEGVVATTSSVSSIIDDTLTYVGYNIDDLAENATFEEVVYLLWHRKLPNEKELAEFNEIVSEYYKVPGEILTYLKQVDLKIAHPMSVLRTAISMLSLYDESAEIMDEKSNYLKAVKLQAQVGTLVAAYARIRKGLDLVEPRNDLSLAANFLYMLNDREPNEVEIEAFDKALVLHADHELNASTFTARVCVATLSDVYSGITAAIGALKGPLHGGANENVMKMLTEIGEEENVESYIHNALQNKVKIMGFGHRVYEQGDPRAKHLREMSKRLCVLLGEEKWYNMSIKIEDIVTKEKGLPPNVDFYSASVYHCLGIDHDLFTPIFAISRMSGWLAHILEQYENNRLIRPRADYNGPTHQVYVPIAQR from the coding sequence TTGGGAGAATTTTCAGGAAAAGGAGAGAATGTCATGACTGTTATTCGAGGTTTAGAAGGGGTAGTAGCAACAACATCATCTGTGAGCTCTATTATTGATGATACATTAACTTATGTTGGGTATAATATTGATGATTTAGCTGAGAATGCTACGTTTGAAGAAGTAGTGTACTTATTATGGCACCGCAAGCTTCCTAATGAAAAAGAACTAGCGGAATTTAATGAAATTGTATCTGAATACTATAAAGTTCCAGGTGAGATTTTAACATATTTGAAACAAGTAGATTTAAAAATCGCACATCCGATGTCTGTTTTACGAACTGCAATTTCCATGCTATCATTATACGATGAGAGCGCTGAAATTATGGATGAAAAGTCCAATTATTTGAAAGCGGTTAAATTGCAGGCACAAGTGGGAACTTTAGTTGCTGCTTACGCGAGGATTCGTAAAGGTTTAGATCTTGTTGAGCCTAGAAACGATTTATCATTAGCTGCAAACTTCTTGTACATGTTAAATGATCGCGAGCCAAATGAAGTTGAAATTGAAGCTTTTGATAAGGCGCTCGTACTTCATGCAGATCATGAGTTAAACGCTTCTACATTTACTGCACGCGTTTGTGTAGCTACACTTTCAGATGTATATTCTGGTATTACAGCAGCAATCGGTGCGTTAAAAGGCCCTCTTCACGGCGGGGCAAATGAAAATGTAATGAAGATGTTAACTGAAATTGGCGAAGAAGAAAATGTAGAATCATATATTCATAATGCTCTTCAAAATAAAGTGAAAATTATGGGCTTTGGCCACCGTGTATATGAGCAGGGTGATCCGCGTGCAAAACATTTACGCGAAATGTCTAAGAGATTATGCGTGCTTTTAGGAGAAGAGAAATGGTATAATATGTCTATCAAAATTGAAGACATTGTAACAAAAGAAAAAGGTCTTCCACCAAATGTTGATTTCTATTCAGCTTCTGTATACCATTGTTTAGGAATTGACCATGACTTATTTACACCTATTTTTGCAATTAGCCGTATGTCAGGCTGGTTAGCTCATATTCTAGAACAATATGAAAACAACCGTTTAATCCGTCCGCGTGCTGATTATAATGGACCAACACATCAAGTGTATGTTCCAATTGCACAACGATAA
- a CDS encoding DUF441 domain-containing protein, with protein MISQSTLFLFILLIIGLIAKNQSLIVAIGVLFLLKFTFLGDKVFPYLQTKGINLGVTVITIAVLVPIATGEIGFKQLGEAAKSYYAWIALASGVAVALLAKGGVQLLTTDPHITTALVFGTIIAVALFNGVAVGPLIGAGIAYAVMSIIQMFK; from the coding sequence ATGATTAGTCAGTCAACGTTATTTTTATTCATACTACTTATTATAGGACTTATTGCGAAAAATCAATCGCTTATTGTAGCTATTGGTGTGCTATTTTTATTGAAATTTACGTTTCTAGGAGATAAAGTCTTTCCTTATCTACAAACGAAAGGGATTAACCTCGGTGTTACGGTTATTACAATAGCGGTACTCGTACCGATTGCAACGGGGGAAATAGGTTTTAAACAACTTGGAGAAGCAGCGAAGTCGTATTATGCATGGATTGCTTTAGCTTCAGGGGTAGCGGTTGCTTTGTTAGCAAAAGGCGGCGTGCAATTATTGACGACGGATCCTCATATTACAACTGCGCTCGTTTTCGGGACAATTATAGCGGTTGCTTTATTTAATGGGGTTGCTGTAGGGCCATTAATTGGGGCTGGAATTGCCTATGCAGTTATGAGTATTATACAGATGTTTAAATAA